A region of the Candidatus Eisenbacteria bacterium genome:
GACGGGGTGGAGGCGTGGAGGGCCGTGATCGCGGGGTCGGCGGGTGGCAACGACATCCTGCGCGACGTGCTCGTCATGAGCGGGGGCGACGTGGTCGTGCTCGGCCAGGTGGCGAACACGAATCTCGGGAACGACGGGGTCGTGGCGCGGCTCGTCGGGACGACGGGCGGCACGACGAGCCCGGGCTGGCGTGTCGACCTCGACGGCGGGAGTGCCGGCGCCGACAACGTCCGCGATGGCGCGCTCTTCGGCGACGACGTGATCGCGGTAGGATCGAGCACCCGGCCCGATGCGAAGGGTCCGTTCACGGTGTGGCGCCTCGCCGCCGCCGACGGTGCGATCGTGTGGCATTCGCACATCGACGGTGCAGGCGGTGTCGCGCGCGTGGTCGCGACGGCGGCGGACGCGATCTACGTCGCGGGGCACGTGACGGGGGCGGCGGGCACGGACATCGTCGTGGCGCGGCTCGACCCCGCCACCGGCGACGTCGGCTGGCACGTCGTCCTCACCGGCAGCGGGCACACGGGCGATGCGGTCGAGGCGATCGCGCTCGCCGGGACGCGCGTCGTGGTGGCGGGCGAGCTGAACGGGACCACGACCTCCCCGGACGTCGTCATCGCCGCGCTCGATGCCGCGACCGGCACCGAGTCCTGGCGGGGGACGCTCGACGGCACGGCGGCCGACGCGAACGATACGGACGGCGTGCTCGGGCTCGCGGTGGCTCCGGACGGCGGCGTCGTGGCCGCCGGCTCGCTCGCGAACACGGGGATGGCCACCGACGCCTTCGTCACCAAACGCGATCCGGCCGACGGTCGCGAGCTCTGGACGACGCAGATCGACGGCCCTGCGCACCGCACCGACGACGCGCGCGCGCTCGCGATCGACGCCGACGGCGACGTGGTCATCGCCGGTCGCATTCGCAGCGCGACCAACGACTTCGCGACCTTGAAGCTCGACGGCGCGACGGGGACCGAAACGTGGCGCGACCTCCTCGACGGGCAGGCCGCGGCTGCCGATCAGGCGCTCGCCGTCGCGATCGACGCGGCAGGCCACGTCGCCGCCGGCGGGTTCACGAACAACGGCGCCGGGGCCGACGAGCTCACGGTCGTGAAGCTCGCCAGCGCAACAGGCGGCAGCTTCCCATGCGGCGACGGCCACCAGGACGCGGGCGAGGCCTGCGACGACGCCAATCTCGCACTGGGCGACGGCTGCCGGCCGAACTGCACGCCGGAGATCTGCGGCGACGGGATCCGCGATCCCCAGGAGGCGTGCGACGGCGGGCTAGACACTCCGAACGACTGCTGCAGCGCTTCGTGCGAGATCGTGGGCGACGGGCTCCCCTGCGACGACGGCAACGCCTGCACGACCGAGGACGTCTGCCAGTCCGGGACGTGCACGGGCGGCGATCCGATCGTCTGTCCGCCGACCGATGCGCCGTGTGAAGAGTCGGCGTGCAACGCCGCGACCGGACAGTGCCACGACCGCCCCAAGGCGGGCGGATCGGCGTGCGACGACGGCAATGCCTGCACGGCGGGCGACCACTGCGTCGGCACGCAGTGCATCGGTGGCGGCGCCCCCGCGTGCGACGACGCCGATCCGTGCACCGACGACGGCTGCGAGCCCGCGCAGGGCTGTACCCACGTGACACGCGCCGGCGTGTCGTCGGCGACCTGTGTCTTCGAGCGCCCGACGATCGACGCGAGCTGCACCGCCGGCATTCCCGGCCCGATCCAGAAGCTCCTCGGCCAGGCCGAGAGTCGTCTGCGGAGCGCCGAGACCGCAACCAAAGCGGCCAAGCGCAAGCGCCTCCTGAAGGCGGCACGGAGCGCCGCCATGCAAGCGCAGCGGATGGCCGAGAAGCGCGTCCGCCGCGGCAGCCTCCCCCCCGAATGCGGCGACGCCGTCTCGTCGACGATGACCGACCTGCGCACCCGCATCGACGATCTTCTCTAGCCGTCACCCGGCACGCGGCGTCGCGTGGGCGACGTGCGTGCAGCACAGATCCGGCCGAGCGGGTGCCGGGGGGTGCGGCGCCGAGCGATCATCGGGGAGCGAACGCCGCACCCCCCGGCATCCGCTCGGCCGCGCACGAGGACTCTCACGTTGCCCGAACCAACCCCGTGTGTTACTCACCCGATTCTTGGCTCGCGACGATCTCATCCAGATAAAGGGCGTCATCGCCGAAGCGCTCGCCGGCGGCAACTACCGCGTGAAGGGCGACAACGGCATGGACTTCATCGCCAAGATCGGCGGGCGCATGCGGCGCTACCACATCCGGGTGATCCCGGGCGATCGCGTGACGATCGCCGTGTCGCCGTACGATCCCACGCACGGCCTGATCGTCTTCCGCGGCTGAGCCGCCTCGGGCCTAGGCCTGCGGGATCGATTCCGCCTCGGCGATCCAGGCGGCGACCGACGCGTCGGCCGGCATGCGCCAGTCGCTGCGTGGTGAGAGCGAGCCGCCCGACCCGACCTTCGGCGAGTCCGGCACGCAGTCGCGCTTGAACTGGCTCGCGAAGAAGCGCCGCAGGAACACGAGCAGCCAGCGGCGGATCTCGCCCAGGCCGTAGCGGCCGTCGAACGCGTGCAGCGCCATGCGGGCGATGCGGCGCGGGCCGAAGCCGAAACGAAGGAAGTAGTACAGGAAGAAGTCGTGCAGCTCGTAGGGACCGACCAGCTCCTCGGTGCGCTGCGCGATCGAGCCGTCGGGACGCGGGCGCAGCAGCTCCGGGCTGATCGGGGTGGCGAGCACCTCGCGCAGCGCCGCCGCGACGGCCGACTCCTTCGCGAACACGGTCTCGGACGCCCAGCGGATCAGCTCCGAGACGAGCGTCTTCGGCACGCCGGCGTTGGCGCCGTAATGCGACATGTGGTCGCCGCCGTAGGTGGCGAAGCCGAGCGCCAGCTCCGAGAGGTCGCCGGTGCCGAGGTCGATGCCGCGCTCGCGCGACGCGGCGCCGAAGAGCACGAACTTCCGTGCCCATGCCTGCACGTTCTCGAACGTCACGTCCTCGATCGTCGGGTCGTGGCCGATCGCAGCGAAGACGTCGCTCGCGATCGGCTTCACGTCGACCTCGCGCAGCGTGGCACCGAGCGCGCGCACGAGCGAGCAGGCGACGCGATAGGTGCCCTCCGACGTGCCGAACCCCGGCATGGTGATACCGACGACGTTCGCGCGCGCGAGCCCGAGGAGGTCCATGGCGTGGATCGCGACGAGGAGGGCCTGGGTCGAATCGCGTCCGCCCGACACGCCGAGGATGACCCGGCGTCCGTTTTCCGGCAGCGACTCCAGGCGCCGCGCCAGCGACGTCGCCTTGATGAGGAAGATCTCGCGGCAGCGAGCGTCGCGCTCGGCGGGATCGCTCGGCACGAACGGCAGCGGGTGGATGCGGCGCGCCAGGCGATCGAAGACGGTCGCGGCACGGCCGTCGCGCGGCAGCGGCACGACCACGCGGCGTGCGGGGCGCGCGAGCGCGGCGGCGTTCTGCCCGAACGACGTCTGCCGCATGCGGTCCTCGGCGAGCGCGAGCAGATCCACGTCGGCGACGACGTGCGAGCCGCCCATGACGAAGCGCTCGCTCTCGGCGACCAGCTCGCCACGATCGGCGACCAGCCCGTGGCCGTCCCAGGCGAGGTCCGACGTCGACTCGCCGTAGCCGGCGGCGCTGTAGAGCTGCGCGGCGAGGTTCTTGGCCGCCGACATGCGGACGAGCTCGCGCCGGTAGTCGGCCTTGCCGATCGTGATGTTCGACGCCGAGAGGTTCGCGAGCACGGTGGCGCCCGCGAGCGCGGCGATCGTGCTCGGCGGCACGGGAACCCAGAGGTCCTCGCAGATCTCGGTGTGGAGGACGAAGCCGGGAATGCCGGCGAGCTCGACCAGCACGTCGTTGCCGAAGGGTGCCGTGTCGTCGAGGAGGTCGATCGCGTCGGCCGCCGCGGCCGCCGCCGGCTGGAACCAGCGCAGCTCGTAGAACTCGCGGTAGTTCGGCGGATACGACTTCGGCGCGACCGCGACCACGTGCCCGCCCACCATCGTGACCGCGCAGTTGAAGAGCGTGCCGTCGACGGCGACCGGCGCGCCGACGGAGATCGCCATGGGCCAGTCGTGCGTCGCCTGCGCGAGCCGTGCGATCGCGTCGCGCGTGGCGCGCAGGAGCGTGTCCTGGAAGAAGAGGTCGCCGCACGAGTAGCCGGAGAGGCCGAGCTCGGGGCAGACCGCGTACGCGGCGCCTTCGTCGCGCGCCGCGGCCAGCATGCGGAGGTGTGCCTCGACGTTGTAGGCCGGGTCGGCGACCCGGACCTCGGGGATCACGATCGCGACGCGCGCGAAACCGTGCGCCCGGACATCGAGAAAGCCACGTTCCACGGCCGGCATGATAGCCGGGGCCGTTCCGTGTTCCTAGAGAAGCACGGGCGGCGTGCCGGCGATCCCGTGCGCGATCTTCGCGGCGACGGCCATGAGCGTGAGCGTCGGGTTCCAGCCCGAGGAGGTGACGAAGACGCTGCCGTCGCAGGTGTAGAGGTTCTCGACCTCGTGGAACTTGCCGCCCGCGTCGACGACCGACGTCGCGGGATCGCTGCCCATGCGCAGGGTGCCCATCACGTGCCGCGACGTCGGCGCGCCGAGCGCAAGGTCGCAGGGCGTGATGAAGGCGTTCGTACCGCCCGCCTTGGTCACGACCTCGCGCAGGAACGGAATGTAGAAGTCGCGCGTCTCCTTCTCGAACGGATGCGTGTCGTAGCTGACGCGCGCCGCGGGACGGCCGAAGACGTCCTTCACCGTGGGATCGAGATCGATCTGATTTGCGAGCTGCGGCGCGTCCTCGGCCTGCATGATGAGGCCGAAGAGGTGCTGGCCGAGTGCGCCGTCGCGGAGCGCGTTCTTCAGAGCCTGACCCGGCGCGACGCCGAGCTGGAGGGCGTAGACCCAGCCGTCCTCGGTGATGGGCAGCCCCTGCGAGCCGCCGAACTCGCACACGCCACCCAGGCGCAGGCGCGGGCCGTCGGGCGTCGAGAAGACGCGCAGTGCCTCGCCCCCCGGCTCGACGCCGCGGAAGTCGGACACGCCGTGCGTGACCGCGCGCCCGCGCTGTCCATGGATGCGCTCGGGCGAGAAGCCGTTCACGTTGGTCTGCAGGTGGAACATGAGATTGCGGCCGATCTGGCCGCTCGCGCTCGGCACGCCGGAGAGGAGTGCCAGCCGCGCCGACTCGATTGCGCTCGCCGCCAGGATGAACGCGTCGGCGCTGGCGGTCTGTGGCGCCCCGTCGGCGTCGACGTACTCGACGTCGGTCACGCGCCCACCCGCGACGCCGAGCCGCATGACGGTCGCGTTGTAGCGGAGCTGGCAGCGGCCGGAGAGGAGCGCCTTGCGCAGCGTCACGACCGCGGGCGCGCCCTTGGAGTTGTTCGGGCAGCCGAAGCCGCTGCACATGCCGCAATCGACGCACGGCGGACGCCCGTCGTAGAACTGCGACGCGGCCGTCGCCGGGAAGTGATGCGGCGTCAGCACGCGGCCGTCGAGCGACGTGGCCATGCAGCCCGCGGCGAGCTTGAGGCCGAGGTACATGGGGACGCCCGGCGGCATCGGGTACGGCTTCGAGCGCGTCGAGGCGTACGGGTTGTCCTCGGCGCCCTGGACGCCGTAGAGCTGCTCGATCTCGGTGTAGAAGGGCTCGAGGTCGTCGTAGCTGAACGGCCAGTCGGCGAAGTTGGCGCTCGCGCTGTCGCTGCCGAAGCCGGGAACGGCGAGCATCGGCGTCGCG
Encoded here:
- a CDS encoding PQQ-binding-like beta-propeller repeat protein; protein product: MRVLILGLSVLCLSAPAFAWRVRVSGTPDPGRVNAIATTSAGDVVAAGRFGTTAAGDDGIAVKLGSADGVEAWRAVIAGSAGGNDILRDVLVMSGGDVVVLGQVANTNLGNDGVVARLVGTTGGTTSPGWRVDLDGGSAGADNVRDGALFGDDVIAVGSSTRPDAKGPFTVWRLAAADGAIVWHSHIDGAGGVARVVATAADAIYVAGHVTGAAGTDIVVARLDPATGDVGWHVVLTGSGHTGDAVEAIALAGTRVVVAGELNGTTTSPDVVIAALDAATGTESWRGTLDGTAADANDTDGVLGLAVAPDGGVVAAGSLANTGMATDAFVTKRDPADGRELWTTQIDGPAHRTDDARALAIDADGDVVIAGRIRSATNDFATLKLDGATGTETWRDLLDGQAAAADQALAVAIDAAGHVAAGGFTNNGAGADELTVVKLASATGGSFPCGDGHQDAGEACDDANLALGDGCRPNCTPEICGDGIRDPQEACDGGLDTPNDCCSASCEIVGDGLPCDDGNACTTEDVCQSGTCTGGDPIVCPPTDAPCEESACNAATGQCHDRPKAGGSACDDGNACTAGDHCVGTQCIGGGAPACDDADPCTDDGCEPAQGCTHVTRAGVSSATCVFERPTIDASCTAGIPGPIQKLLGQAESRLRSAETATKAAKRKRLLKAARSAAMQAQRMAEKRVRRGSLPPECGDAVSSTMTDLRTRIDDLL
- the infA gene encoding translation initiation factor IF-1 encodes the protein MARDDLIQIKGVIAEALAGGNYRVKGDNGMDFIAKIGGRMRRYHIRVIPGDRVTIAVSPYDPTHGLIVFRG
- a CDS encoding NAD(+) synthase gives rise to the protein MPAVERGFLDVRAHGFARVAIVIPEVRVADPAYNVEAHLRMLAAARDEGAAYAVCPELGLSGYSCGDLFFQDTLLRATRDAIARLAQATHDWPMAISVGAPVAVDGTLFNCAVTMVGGHVVAVAPKSYPPNYREFYELRWFQPAAAAAADAIDLLDDTAPFGNDVLVELAGIPGFVLHTEICEDLWVPVPPSTIAALAGATVLANLSASNITIGKADYRRELVRMSAAKNLAAQLYSAAGYGESTSDLAWDGHGLVADRGELVAESERFVMGGSHVVADVDLLALAEDRMRQTSFGQNAAALARPARRVVVPLPRDGRAATVFDRLARRIHPLPFVPSDPAERDARCREIFLIKATSLARRLESLPENGRRVILGVSGGRDSTQALLVAIHAMDLLGLARANVVGITMPGFGTSEGTYRVACSLVRALGATLREVDVKPIASDVFAAIGHDPTIEDVTFENVQAWARKFVLFGAASRERGIDLGTGDLSELALGFATYGGDHMSHYGANAGVPKTLVSELIRWASETVFAKESAVAAALREVLATPISPELLRPRPDGSIAQRTEELVGPYELHDFFLYYFLRFGFGPRRIARMALHAFDGRYGLGEIRRWLLVFLRRFFASQFKRDCVPDSPKVGSGGSLSPRSDWRMPADASVAAWIAEAESIPQA
- a CDS encoding GMC family oxidoreductase gives rise to the protein MRKRKQENVLGNTGLTHFDVCIIGSGAGGGTAAHVLTAGGKNVLVLETGPLTYDFLDDPKRDPVPLHSNDEVKYEVRMWIDPIADLDPRTFRQGASGPATLNEDVNQLPRLVGGAFGHADVKTPRFTKVDFRLKTAVEELIGATPMLAVPGFGSDSASANFADWPFSYDDLEPFYTEIEQLYGVQGAEDNPYASTRSKPYPMPPGVPMYLGLKLAAGCMATSLDGRVLTPHHFPATAASQFYDGRPPCVDCGMCSGFGCPNNSKGAPAVVTLRKALLSGRCQLRYNATVMRLGVAGGRVTDVEYVDADGAPQTASADAFILAASAIESARLALLSGVPSASGQIGRNLMFHLQTNVNGFSPERIHGQRGRAVTHGVSDFRGVEPGGEALRVFSTPDGPRLRLGGVCEFGGSQGLPITEDGWVYALQLGVAPGQALKNALRDGALGQHLFGLIMQAEDAPQLANQIDLDPTVKDVFGRPAARVSYDTHPFEKETRDFYIPFLREVVTKAGGTNAFITPCDLALGAPTSRHVMGTLRMGSDPATSVVDAGGKFHEVENLYTCDGSVFVTSSGWNPTLTLMAVAAKIAHGIAGTPPVLL